The sequence AACTGTGACTTCGTGTGGCAGAGAAGGCAGGGTGTTCCCAGCAGAAGCCTGAGCAAAGCTCCCAGGGCTGGAAATCCCCAAAGGCTTAATCTAAAAGATGAGTTCTGGGTGGAAATCAGGCAGTGTGTGTATATAGGGAAGcggtgagaggagagaaaggaagggacaaGACCACAGTGGGCATCAAGCGCCTGGTGGGGAAGCTGGAGTTGTCTCCCTGGGGTGCTAGGGAGCCATGGGAGGGCAGTgagctggggaggagcaggggggcaggggggtgagCGGGAGGTAGACTGGAGAGAAGGAATGGGAGGCAGAGGCTAGGGTCCAGGTGGGAACAAGAGGTGGGGACAGGGCAGAGAGTTGGGGCTCGTCgacctggggaggtggggaagtgCCTTTCCTTCCATCCAGCCACCTCTCCTGGGAACTCCCGTGTACCATGCTGGGGACCGAGAAGGTCCCACTTGGGGGCAACACATCTAGTGAGGTGCATGACAATGGAGGGAGCAGGACCGGGGAGCCCCAATCAAGATGGGGTCCCGGGGAGTTCCCAGACCTGGCGCTGTGTCTCCAGATCTGCCTTGTTCCCGACCAACACGACGGGGAAGTCATCGCGGTCCTTGACTCGGAGGATCTGCGTAAAGAGCTTGCTCACCTCGTTAAAGCTGTGGATGAAGCGGGAGGCGTGAGGTCCAGCCGGCCTCTCGGACCCagtccccaccccgccccccaccccgaccccctcGCTCCACCACGGCAACCCCTCTCACCTCTGCCGGTCATTAATAGCAAACACCAGCAGGAAGCCGTGGCCGGCACGCATGTACTGTTCCCGCATGGCACCGAACTCCTCCTGGCCCGCGGTGTCCAGGACtgcagagagggggagaggggccGTCGTGGGGACGAGGCTCCCCCTAACCACCTCGGAGAGAGCCCTCAGCCCCGCCACCATCCCCCCATCCACTCCCTGCCGCCCTCACTGTCCAGCCGAGCTGGGATGCCATCCACCGTGCAGATCTTCGTGTAGGAGTCTTCAATGGTGGGGTCGTAGTCAGACACGAAGTAGGactggtggggtggggagaggacacTGTTACTGCAGCACCTCAGCAGAGACATGTAGCCCTGTCGCTGGGCCCCACCTTTCTCTGCCCTCATCTTTCTGGATCTCTGTGCCCCCCTATCTAGGTCTCTGTCCCTCCCCAGTCTCCTTTCTCTGAGTCCCTCCTGGTCCTCTCTTTCTGGTACAAAGGACATCTCCCACATTGTGATTACGTCCTGGCTGAGTGGCACTGAACaaatcactttccctctctgaacctcaatttcctcatttggaaaatgaggaCAAAAATAGCACTACGCTTAATTCAGGGTTTGTGAGATTCAGGGGAAATCCCTCTTAAGCATTTAACTATCATCTGGACATAATAGATGCTTAGTTATTGGGAGCAGTTGTTGTCCAGAATAtctgcctgtctttctctctctcccttctcctctctccctccccttttttttcttcttcttcttcctcctcttcctccctctccccctccttttcCTCCGGCAGCTTTTCCAGTGTCTCCTCCCAGGGGAAGGTCTCGGTGCCAATCGGGCTATGGAGAAGCTGCCCCGCCCGCAGGCCgggcccctcccttcctgcctgggTCCCGCCTGCCTCCTGCAAGGCGTTTGGCCAGCTTTGGGGCTGCCCCTGGGTGCAAAGGGCTGCGGCCTTTCTCTCCACATGCAGAGACTCCCATGCAGGCTCTGGCTGGGGTCTCTGGGGGGTGTAGGGCCCAGGGGCCTCTCCGGTAGCATCTCGGGAGCAGACGCCTATCCAGGGTTTCTCCGAGGTGGGAGGGTTTTCTTTGGGAATGGGGCAGAGGTTTCCTGGGTAGGGGTGGACTTTCAGGAGAGAAGGGGTGATCTGGCAGCTGAGGCTCCGAGGGCTGCGTCCTGTCTCTTAGGCGGGTGTGTGGTGAGGGCTTGTCCCGGAGAGAGGGTGTAGGGACCAGGCCCTGGGGGGGTTAGGGGTGTGTCTTCAGAGCACATGGGGACAAACTCAGGGATGAGAACTGGGGGAGAGCCCCAAGGCAGCTTGGGTGCGTTTGGGCCGTTTGTCCTAGAATATAGGTGCATGTCTGGAGAGTCAGAGACCCTGAGATGCTATCGGGTCAGAGAAACTCCCAAGGAGCGAGTCTTTCTGGGGGTGCCAAGAATCTGGGGGCTAGCTAGGGTTTCTGAGAAGGGCTCAGAGAACCGCAGTGGAGGAAAACTCAAGATGGAGGAGGGTTGGTTTTCCTCGGGGGAGGATGGAGGTCTGGGTGTGCCGGGATGGGGGATCCCCAGGACTTGGGGTCTTAGAGTTCTCCCGAGTGGCCAAGGGGCAAGAGATGTTTGAAATCTCTTGGGTTTGAGAGTGCCTCTCTCGGGACTAGGTGGTCCCAGATAGGTCTCAGGAGCAAAGTCTGGAGGAGGTCCTGAAGAGGTTAAGTGCCCCGACTGGGGGAGTCTCAAGGGCATTGGGCACAGGCATTCTCCCAGTTAGGCTCTGGGTGGCTCGGAGGGGGAGCTGGGGTCTGGGATTTGGGGGAGATGGGGCTCAGGGTGAGGGGAGGTGGCGCCTAGGCGGGTGGGGGCCCATGAGAGTGCTTAGGGTCTGAATGGGGCCACTCCTCTAGGTTTAGGGTGCTCCCAGGAGGTGCCCAGGGTCAGGTCAGCCTGGCAGCTGCGTCTTGGGTACTGAGGGGAGAGATGGTGTGGGTCTCAGGATGCGAGTATAGGAGGATGGTCTCTCGTTTAGGGggtggaggccctgggaggctcAGGGTCACAATCCGAGGGGATCGTTTGATTAGAGGGCCTCATAGGAGGGTCTCAGTGATGGGTCAAGGGGAACTCGGGGTCTCAGGGATCCCCCAAAGGGCTCAGTTCTGGGTCCCGGGGGCACCCCCCCGGGTGAGGGCCCACTACCTGGATGAACTGGATGGTCAGCGCGCTCTTGCCCACGCCGCCGCCGCCCACGACCACCAGCTTGTGTGTCTCGCTGGGTGGGGGGTCCCCGGGTCCCGGCCCCCcgccccggggccgcccccgcccTGTCCCGGACGCCGCCCCGCTGCTCATGTCGccaccgctgctgccgccgccgctacCGCCTGGGGGGAGCCGGGCGGGGCCTAGGGGCGGGCCACGCTAATAAGGCTACTGCATAATCATGAGCTCCAAAGAGGGGCTCGAGCCCTGGGACACTTAAGGAGGAGGCAAGGCCCGGGAAAGGGAGGAGCTATGCTAATAAGGGCAGGGGAGCGGCGCTCGCTGCGGAGGGGAATTCCGAATGGGGCGGGGATATGCTAATGAGAGGACTGTGCTCCCCGGGAGCGGAGCCACGCGCTCCGGCTGGCGGGCCGTCTGGGGGCGGGGATATGCTAATAAGAGCTCTCATCCTTTCCGCAGACGGGTCAGGAAGATCGTTCGGGGAGGGGCTATGCAAATGAAAGTCCGTGATGCAGCTTCTCAGGGCAACGTCCCGGAGGTCGGGTTGTAGGAGGCGGGGCTCGCCGACTCGCGCGCGGCCGTATATAGGCGCGCTCTGAGGAAGGAGCAGGTCCTGGGATCTTAGCCAAGCTCCCGACCTGGGTGTCTGGGCTGGAAGCTGGAGTCTCCGCCCGCTAAGGGACCCAGGCTTCCGTTTCCCGCTGTCCCAGCCAAGCGGAAGACAGACTGGGAGGGGAGATGGGGCCCTGGAGGGGGACAGCCGGGTaacggggcagggaggggccgtGAGATCACTGCATTCCTAATTCGTGAGCCAGCTTGTCCAAGCCTGGACGCGTGGGTCATGGAGGGCCTAGGCCCAGGCTTTCTGGGTCTTgaaagaggaggaagctgagggccCAGACTCCTGGGTCCCTGGGAGAGACTGGGGATGGAGGCCTGGATTCCTGGGTCCTGGGAAGGAGGGCATTTGGGGGTTCTGTaaaggagggagctgggggcccAGAATCTTGGGTCCAGGGGTTGGAGGAGCAGGGGACCCAGGATTCTGGATCCGAGGGAGTTGGGGTGGGGAACCCGAACACTCGTGTTCGTGTAAGGTACGAGCTTGAGACCCCGAATGGTCTAAGACAGGAAGGGCTTGAGGGTCCGACTCTTAgacctaaggaaagaaggctcaGATGCCTGAGTCACAGGGAGGGGGGAATGGGAGTCCAGACTCCGCCGCTCTCGGGAGAGGAATCGAAATTTGGATTTCTATCCTAATTTTCTATCCGAAATGAGGAGGAGGCTGTAGGGCTGGGCTCCTTGGTTCCAAATTTAGAGGGGACAGGGGCATCGGGATTCTGGGATCCCCAGAATGTGGGCGGGGCAACTCCCAGCCagtccagctttttttttttctcccggCCACTCCGCTGAACTACAATTCCCTTGCATCTGTCCCACGGAGTGCTCTTTACGTCACTTCCTGTTCCGTAGCTCTTTCCGCGCGCGCGCAGGGCACTGTGGGGCCTCATCGCGGGCCACCACAACCCCGCCCACTTCACCTCTCACCCCCTTGCTGTCCCCGCGCGACGGAGGCGACGCGCGGACTACGCCTCCCGGCGTGCGTCGCGCGCACCTCTGCCCATATGCCCCAGTGACTGCTGGGAAACTGAGTCCGGAGGCTTCCCACCAGCCTTCACGGCACCCTGCTCGGTACTTGAAGTCCCGGCAAGCTCGGCGGCGTTTTAGCTccgcccctctcctccctctgctcgcGAGCCCCCccagcccgccccgccccgcgccggggcCGGAGCCGCAGCCCGAGCGGCGGGGTAAGATGGCGGCGGAGGTCCGGGCCGCGGGGCTCGGGCCTATCGGGGTGGGCGGGGCGGAGTCGGGTCGCTAGTTGTCCCCGGGTCCTCCGCACACGCCGCGGGGCCTGGAGGGCTTAGCGGGGCGGCCTCGGGCCCGGCAGCTGCGGTGGAACCTGGCGCCGAGCGGGGGGCCTTCTCCAGGCCCCGGGAGGCGTCTGTGGGTGCCGGGGGGTATCTACGGGGCGTCCCCGTGAGGACCCGGGACCTCCACAGGGCCTGGACCGAGACTGGGGCCTGTCCTCCATCATATAGCTGGCCTGGGTCATTTCTCTAGGCACTGTTGATCGTCTTTATGGACTGACCGGAGGCTAGGGTCTGCTTAGAGGGTTCTGGGGCCATCTTGAGATCTTGAGATATGTCCCAGGGGTGGACGAGGTCTGCAAGAACTGAGGAGTATCTGCAGAGCCATCTATAGCGCCTGGGGTATGTCTGCTAGGGCTGGGAAGTACCTGCATGGGCTGACCTGAGGATGCAGCTCACCCATAAGGGTCTGGGGCCATTTAGCCGGCCTGGAGGAACCACCCAGGGCTAGAAAGTCTTTTAGGGCCACCCAGAGGGGTGGGATGTGCCCACCAAGGGAGGGAGGCAAATATTGAGATGTGCTGAGAGCCCTGCATGGGTCTCCAACGTCTGGGGAGTGTCTAATCTGGGTgacaggaggctgggggcagtTAGAAGGACCTGGAACCATCTAGGTGGCTTTGAGTGTGACTACAAGAATGCAATCTCTCTGCCTGGAGCAAATTCGAATGCCTTTCGGGGCCAGATAAGCGCGTGGAGAATAAGACAAAGGAGAATATCGGAAAATTTGCCCAGCTCAAATGGTCTTGCCCTTTGGAACATAattcaaatgaaaaatgtttgaaaatgctGCGTTGCCCTCGGCCTGTAGAGAGTTAGAATTAGTCCACGTTAGTCTGGGAAAGTCTATAAGATCATGTAGTGCGAtgcttttcaaattcttttgacCTTGATctacaataagaaatacattttctcattaAGACCCATTACATACCGATATATGTATTTAACTACTATCCAAGTCCCATTAATTAACATTTCCAATGACTACTTGTGATGTACTGTGAAGAATTTTCTCCTGTGCTCGATTTACCTTTTATAACAAGCTATTTGTCAAGCACTGTCCTGCCGTGAGACTCTATAGTTTGGGAAACACCGATCTGGGGGGCCCTAGCAATGTCTGCAGAACCTTCTGGTGGGGAAAAGATGTAAGGAGCCGTGGGTGTGTCTGCAAAGCCCTGGGCATGTCTCAGTGGGCGAGGGAGCATCTTCAAGTCCCGCAAAGGGTTTGGGATCTGTGTGTCTGTAGTCAGCAGATCTTGAAGCTTCTGTTATGTGACAGTCACTGTTCTACATTAGCATAGGCTTCCCCCTGGAGATGCTAGAGGGCAACTTCAGGGCTGAGAACTGTCCACAGGGCTTTATCAGGGCGGGCCATGTCAGTGGGAGTTAGGGAAGGAGTGAGGGCTCTTGAAGAGCTGGGAGGCTGCACGTGGGAGCTCTGGCATGACTTGAAAATCTGTAGTAGGAGGGAGCCCCGGGACGGAGGTCTTTCCTATGAAGGTATGCAGCTAGGGGCCTGGAGGAGACGGGCGTAGGGGAATCCTGGGCCTTAAAGGCTAGTAATGATAATTATTGTTCCTCCGTGTCAAGTTCTTGGGCTGTGCTAACTCTGTGGCGGAAGCCTGTCTCCTTGTAATTCTCACAGCCTTTCTCTGAGGTCGCTTCTCCTACTGAACCCGTTTACAACTCAGCACACTGAGTTGGGGGTTAGGGGTCTTGAAGGTTTCTAGGAGCTTTGAGGCTAGATATTGTCAGGGAAGCCTACAGCTGAAAGATTCTTATTTTCTGAAGCCCTAGTCAAGACAGCCGCCAGAAGGATGATCTTTTAGCTTTAGCAGAATCTAAGAATTTCTATGACCTCGCCAAGGCTTCAGCCCTGTTTCTGTACAATGGGCAGATACGCGATAGGTGGCTGCCCCCTCTGGGGTCTCACGGGACAGCATCGCTTTCtgaaattagtgttttcattttaaaaggggCGTACTGGTTTTGTAGATCACTCTGTCCTAGTTCCAGCTTATCTTATGtatgtaaatacatttttttggCCCCTCACCATCGAGGAAAATTGACGCTTTAGGAAGCTGTGTCGTGGTTAAGGCTCCCCCAGCACCCTGGCACACACCTCAGTTTGGGAAAGGTGGGGTTATGAGACTGAGGGACACACTATTTGAAACCACAACTCAGCAGAAACAAATCTTGGCGTTGGGTGGGCTCCCATGAGGGTGGGCAATGAGGTGTGAAAGTTTGGTTCTGGGGGAAGCTGTGAGAACTAGGGGGTCAGGTGTcacaggaggaggctgggaaggcctCACTTCGACATGAATCCTGACAAGGGAAGAGACTCGCTCTCACCCCTCGggtgtctgctctgggcctggtACTGGGCCAAGGactgggatggggagagggagagcaggGATGCTGAAGAGGCTGTTGATGGAGGCAGCGTGGGAGGCCCTTGAGGtctctctccagcctctgcttcaCCTCCTTCTGCCACCACTCcctacccctcccccagcctccacgCCAAACTGTCCCCCCTCAACCTCCAGGTGACCATGGAGGAAGAAGATGAGTCTCGAGGGAAGACAGAAGAGTCGGGCGAGGATCGGGGCGATGGTCCTCCAGACAGAGACCCCACGCTTTCCCCGTCTGCCTTCATCCTGGTGAGGCTGCCAGaggcctggggctgagggagggtggggctgggagtcTCGATTCCAGGGCCAGACTCCTGGGCCctgggggggaggaggggcttGGGCCCTGGCCTCTTGGCTCCTCCGAAGCGTGAGTTTGGTTGTAGGGGTTTCTGAAATGGCCGTCTCCCAGGAGCAGAGCTCGTGGCTGTTGCCAGAGTCCACTGACAGCCCTTTCTTTTCACCCCCTTCGCCCTCCTTCTCCTCAGCGGGCTATTCAGCAGGCCATGGGAAGTTCCCTGCAGGGAGATCTGCCGAATGATAAAGGTAGGACGGGTCCTGGTCCTCTGAGCCCGCGGTCCTATCTCTGCATTCTTTCTCCGGATTTCACTCATGTACTCTTTTCTGAGGCCTCCTGGGTGCCACCCTTGTGCGGGCACAGAGAGCCAAAGATGGCTCGGCCCCCGTGGCTGCCTTGGAGGGGTTCATGGTCTGGTGGGAGGGAGACACGGTCACAGCACAGAGGTAGCCCGAGGTGCTGTGGGAGGACAGGAGGCCCAGCCAAGCTAGCATGGAGGGGGACGGGGTCCTGGAAGGCTTCTGAGAGGGGGCAAGAGGGAACTGGGTTTCAAAGGATGTATTGGAGTTGTCTGGTAAAGAAGAAAGCCCGataggcagaggcagcagcaggcgCACAGCACAGGGGTGTGTCACAGGCCTCAGTTGTAGATTTTAGCAGCTAGTGGACAAGGGGGCAcgagcaggagggaggcaggggaggtcCGTGGGGACCTGGTCACGGCAAGGCTCAGATGCCGAGCTGACCTGTCTGGACTGCATCCTATGGGTGGCTAGGAGGACAAATGGGTGAGAGAGTTGGGGCCTCAGAAGGCTGCTGGGGAGGTCTTTCTGGGACCCAGGTTGGGAGGCGGTGGATGGAAGCCTGCAGAGTGGGCAGGAGCTTGGAGCCCTGTGGCGAGCCAGGGcaggctcctcttcctctgccccacAAGGTCTCTGCATCTAGTGCCCTGTCTCCAGTTCCCCCATGCCAATCTCTCTCCAGATGGCTCTCGGTGTCACGGCCTTCGATGGAGGCGCTGCCGGAGCCCACGGTCAGAGCCCCGTTCCCAGGAATCAGGGGGGACTGACACGGCTACTGTGAGTAAGAAGAGGGTGCTGGGGACTCGGACTCCTGGGCCTGGATGCCTGAGATGGGAGACGGGTGGGGACCCAGACTCCTGGGGCTGGGGTGCTGATCAGAGGCAGTGTTGTAGGTCTGGGGGCCCTGGAGGCAGTCAGGATGAGGGAATTGGTTGGATCCCCACATTTCCTTGGGGTCTCAGATGGCTGGATTCTTGGGAGGTCAGGGGCTGGGGAAGTGGGATTTGCGGTCCTCACGTGAGCACGGACAGGATGGGACtcctcctggcctcttccaggTGTTGGACATGGCCGCGGACAGCTTCCTCGCGGGGCTGGTGAGTGTCCTGGATCCCCCGGATACCTGGGTCCCCAGCCACCTGGACCTGCGGCCTGGCGAGTGAGTAGTTGGGCAGCCAGAGTGGGCGAGGCCCCGATGGTGGGAGCTAGAGGCACCCCAAGGCTCACTCTCCCCTTCTGCCTTGCAGGAGCGAGGACATGCTGGAGCTGGTGGCCGAGGTCCGAATTGGGGACAGGGATCCGATGCCCCTGCCCGTGCCCAGCCTGCTACCCCGTCTCAGGGCCTGGAGGACGGGCAAAACGGGTATGTGGTGCCAGGGCGGAGCTGGGCGGGAGCCAGCCACTGTTAGTAGGAATAGTAGTGACGATCGTGTCTTTTAGACAAGATCTTTATTTTACCGTTTTTCTCCTGTTAGACTTTGATTAGGCTGTATGGATGTACATAAAGTGAAAACTGATGACTGATACCGAGCACATGGGAGCCGGTAGCCAGTGTGTGGTGCTCGGTCTGACTGCATTGGGATTTCATCTCCCCAGGAGGGAGGGCTCTTAGCGTCTCCATCTTTCAGAGGAGAAAAGTCTGAAAGAGGGAAGTCACTTGCTCAGGGTGGCACAGCCGGGGGCTTCATGGTGGTCCTGGGCCCTGAGCCCCAAGCCTGGGGCCGTCTGAGTGTAAAACCCAAGTGTTTGACGTCTGCGATGTGCGCCTGCCCAAGTGAGTCGGTCCCCCAGCCCCGCTCGCAGCAGTCGAGCTGTGAGCAGGGCAGAGCAGAGCTTCTCGAAGTGGAGCCAGTTCCCAGGAGGACTTGTTCATCCACAGGTCCCAGGTCCCACCCCCAGGGTTTCTGACAcagcaggtctgggtggggcctgggaatttgcatttctaaccagtttcctggtggtgctgctgctgctggcccccCGGGACCCCGATGAACACCCTGGGTTTAGACTTCCCTTCTGCGTGTAGGGACAGATTTGGGGAGGGGcggaggggagagaaaggggcTGGAGAACGCGGCTCGCACACCTTCCGAGCCAGTTCACGTTGCCCTTGTCCTTTTTCTAGAGCTGCGGCTTGACTTACGCATTAGGTGCAAGGGCCATGGTGCCTGGGGCCCACCACACTCTTAGGGTGGgagtattttcatttcttttaaaatcagaagccatagaggataaagaaagaaatgggcaggacagtgttccaataaaactttatttacacagACAGGGGGTGTGCTGTCAGTGATAGCGATGTATCTGGAACCTAAGAGTTGTCTTCAGGGCGACTGCTTTATCTTCTTATTCCCAGTAGTTTTTTGGTCTTCATTGGGCAAATGATGAAaacttaggaaaaagaaaagaaaatgccccTAATCCTATCCCACGTGAGAATTAAGTAAAGAAGTGGATGTCTGTCTTTCCAGAGCACTCCAGTCTGTGGGGATGTTTCAGGTGGCGGTGATGATGGCCAGGGGGGTAGGAGCTCGTGCTCAGAGTCTGCGGGGCCGGGCGCAGTCTGGTTCTTTCTGTGCCACCGCCGCTCACCTAGTGCTCTCATCTGGTGAGGTCTGAACGCTGTCGTTGTCATCGTGAgctcctcctcccttttttttttttttttaaagatttaattttttcctttttctccccaaagccccccggtacatagttgtgtattcttcgttgtgggttcttctagttgtggcgtgtgggacgctgcctcagcgtggtctgacgagcagtgccatgtccgcacccaggattcgaaccaacgaaacactgggctgcctgcagcggagcgcgtgaacttaaccacttggccacggggccagccccctcccttttttttttttgaggaagattagccctgagctaactactgcctctcctcctctttttgctgaggaagactggccctgagttaacatccatgctcatcttcctctactgtatacatgggacacctaccacagcatggcttttgtcaagccgtgtcatgtctgcacccgggttccgaaccagtgaaccccgggctgctgagaagcagaacgtgcaaacttgaccactgcgccactgggctggccccgtacgccctgctttcttttcctcctatGTCTTCAGCCCGGCTCTGCTTGGCTTGTTGACATTTGTCTTTCCTCACTCTAGTGTgcactccttgaaggcagggatttttcaCTATTTATTCACCATCCTACTCCTAGCACCCTGGACAGCGCCTGGCACAAAATAGGTGGTGGATGAAAATGCGTTGGCTGAATGAGCaaagccccattttatagacgggGAAGTTGAGGGAGGCAGAGGTTGAGTTCCTGGCTGACGGTCATGTCACAGGTGAGGGCTGGAGCCTGGGGTCCAGATCAGGAGGTGTCTCCCGAGCTACCCTCTCAATGCCCTGCTTCCCTGGCACTGTCCCCACGGCTGTGCTGGCATCCTTGCCGGGCAGGGTCCTTGCAGTTACGTGTGGGCGAGAGAGTGGCCTCTGGACTCTGAGCATGTGTCTGAGTCCTGGCCTGGCTGCCCGCCCCAGGTTCAGCCGCGGTCAGTTGTCTCCATGTGTGTGACTTGTGGCCCTGAGTGCTTAGGTctcaggagggtggaggagg comes from Equus asinus isolate D_3611 breed Donkey chromosome 26, EquAss-T2T_v2, whole genome shotgun sequence and encodes:
- the RRAS gene encoding ras-related protein R-Ras, producing the protein MSSGAASGTGRGRPRGGGPGPGDPPPSETHKLVVVGGGGVGKSALTIQFIQSYFVSDYDPTIEDSYTKICTVDGIPARLDILDTAGQEEFGAMREQYMRAGHGFLLVFAINDRQSFNEVSKLFTQILRVKDRDDFPVVLVGNKADLETQRQVPRSEASAFSASHHVAYFEASAKLRLNVDEAFEQLVRAVRKYQEQELPPSPPSAPRKKDGGCPCVLL